Proteins from one Dromiciops gliroides isolate mDroGli1 chromosome 6, mDroGli1.pri, whole genome shotgun sequence genomic window:
- the LOC122733014 gene encoding olfactory receptor 10Q1-like, which produces MESDALENDEMSSLIAFHLNQSGPTEFVFRVFTTSPKIQALLFCFFLFLYILILCGNTAIIWVVYTHTSLRTPMYFFLSNLSFLEICYTTTVVPLMLSNIFGAQRPIPLAGCAAQMFLFCALGGADCFLLAVMAYDRYVAICHPLHYTLIMTQKRCIQLVGASLGLAFCLNLQLTALIFTLPFCGHRLEINHFLCDVPPILRLACGDTRLHQAVLFVVGILVLTIPFLLISISYIFIAKSIFRIRSAEGRRRAFSTCSSHLSVVLLQYGCSTLVYMCPRSSEDEDRQLALIYTFVTPLLNPLIYTLRNKDVKDALKKSMSCKAASETP; this is translated from the coding sequence ATGAAATGTCTTCTCTCATCGCTTTCCATCTTAACCAGTCTGGCCCCACTGAGTTTGTGTTCCGAGTATTCACCACTTCCCCCAAGATTCAGGCCCTCCTCTTCTGCTTCTTCCTATTCCTTTACATATTGATCCTCTGTGGTAACACTGCCATCATCTGGGTAGTATATACCCACACCTCCCTACGCACACCTATGTACTTCTTCCTGTCCAACCTGTCCTTCCTGGAAATCTGTTACACCACGACTGTGGTGCCACTGATGCTCTCCAACATCTTTGGGGCTCAAAGGCCTATCCCACTGGCTGGTTGTGCAGCTCAGATGTTCCTATTTTGTGCCCTTGGTGGCGCTGACTGTTTCTTATTGGCTGTCATGGCATATGATCGCTATGTGGCCATCTGCCATCCCCTGCACTACACCCTCATCATGACCCAGAAGCGCTGTATCCAGCTTGTGGGTGCTTCCCTGGGCCTGGCTTTTTGCCTTAATCTGCAACTCACAGCATTGATCTTCACCCTCCCCTTCTGCGGGCACCGCCTGGAGATCAACCACTTCCTGTGTGATGTTCCACCCATCTTACGCCTGGCCTGTGGGGACACTCGATTGCATCAAGCTGTCCTATTTGTTGTGGGTATCCTTGTGCTGACCATTCCCTTTCTGCTTATCTCCATTTCCTATATCTTTATTGCCAAGAGCATTTTCCGCATCCGTTCTGCAGAGGGGCGCAGGCGAGCCTTCTCTACCTGCTCTTCTCATCTCTCTGTGGTTCTATTGCAATATGGCTGTTCCACCCTGGTCTATATGTGTCCTAGGTCCTCAGAGGATGAGGACCGACAGCTTGCTTTGATTTATACCTTTGTCACACCTctgctcaaccccctcatttacacCCTACGAAATAAGGATGTCAAAGATGCACTGAAAAAATCCATGAGCTGCAAAGCAGCCTCTGAAACTCCATGA